The DNA segment cacacctccttcatggggatgtatatacgcaagcttgcagccatatatacgtcctcgTAGACAGCAATAGACTCCTGGAggcagtatggtgccacacatgtgtggtacTCTAAACAgagaaaatatagaacatgttctatctttccccgtgtgcatgGCCATGCGTCATGCATCccaatagagaggggaggggtgcgcAGAGCTCACCCCATCTCCTCTCCAGGCCTCATCCTGTATGTAGCCTGACGGGAATACAttatgtgaatttagcctaatggGAAGCGCGAAGTAGGACTCCCCAGTCTTATACTGAACCAGATTAATCATTAGACATAGTGgtcaatctggtgcagcagagaacttTCTAGTTCTACTTGTCACTGGTCTAATgactgacacattaatacattcTTCACATTGTGTCATTATGTTTGCATATTGAATAATACCATCATAATCATGCCCCCTAAGTCATTGATAAGAGTGTAAATACTGGACCTTGGTTATTCTCCAACCGTAGCGCCATATCACCTGATATCCCCTACTGTTTCACATTTGCACACTACAGTCTtctgtagaagtctatgggtctatAAATAAAACTTCTGACATTTATGTGCTGGGGAACCAGATGTTTTGCCTACTAATACCAGTAaaccataaacattttttttttgcaaatggatGCCATCTGGACATGAAAAAAACAGATACACAAAAATGGGTCAGTATGTTGTCTTTGGAAAACACAGATAGCATACCGTGAAAAAAGCTGATGTGTGAATAAGCCATAAAATACACCGCTTCTACATTTACTGCATTTCAGAAAACTGGTTGAAGAAATCAGGCAAACTGATGTTTTTCTAATCCATAAACTACTCAGGCTCCTCTTTGACATACTTCTCATCCAGATGTCCAGCTGAAAAGCACTATGGCAAAGTAAGGTCAGATATTAAAAAGGTATACTTACCTTTCTTGCCAGTCTTGTCTCCAGGTCCTTAGCAGTTCTAGCTGGGCCTCGTTGTGTCCCTAAGCCGTAAGGAGGATTCCAGATGTACCATTACGACAGAGACCACAGATGTATTCCACTGTATGCACAATAACAAGCTGTTATTGTCTGCTGCTGAAGTTCAGTGTGTTTCCTtattgatgtcactgtcctaatatggaaaGTGACATATCTAGGGCCCCTCCTCCTGCTGAGCCACCTACACCTTCTGTGTAGGCCGGGCAGAAAATCCATTATCTATTTGGTTTATCACATGAAtgaatttgtgaaatgctgtaaaccccaaattttattttttgtctgcGGCCCGAAAGCGGGTGTTCCATGGAGGTCTGTGATGGATTACATATCCATCCTGGTAATATATTATCATGTTATCACTTATTTTACTACATACTTGCTACTACATATTAACTAGCAAGGTAGAGTCAATGTACTATACTTTAGCTGTAGGACAATTTTCCACAATGCATatagtttattttgtattttttttaaatgctttgtCAAAATCATTTGCACCAAAGGCAACACATATTCATTTTACCGTGCATTAAAAAAATATCTCTTCAAGGTTTAGTTAGTGATGTTGATTATCTTCTCTGCATGAATTCCTTTAATTTGCTTGGAAATAAGTTCGGCCACAATTTTCTTTTCTCCAACTTTCTTAGGGGCACATATTATCTTGGAACGAAAGATTCCTCCAGGTTTAACATCCCTGTAGTTGAAGTGAGAAGATCAATTCTTAACATGCGCAATAATACAAGTTTCAGTTGACTACCAACAGAACTACCGTATCTACTGTATGTCATGTTACCAGGGATAATAACACCCAACAAGACAACTAACTAGTAACAGAGTGTTCCTTGTATCCATATCCATAAATACTTATGGGAAGGACAAGTTGTGTCTAGGGTTGTGTTTTCCCTTTGGTTAAAACATTCCTGATCAGAAACCTGCTGTACTTACCCATGATTGAACTTCTCCAATCGGAAGATGCCAAGACCTTCCACATGTAGCTCGCACTTCTCTAAGGGAATACTTAGAGTATTCTTAAATGTGAATGTACAGTGGAAATCTTCATTAATCTTTCCAGTTTCTGGCATCTGGAATAAAGCAAGAGGCTAAATTTATATGGTCACAGATATTGCATGTACCATATTATCATTGTGTCAATGTTTATGTAAATAGCAAAAGGTATTATATCACAGCTAGAGAGAAAATCAAAGTATTTCAACTCCTGTGTGACTATGGGTAAATAAACCTGCTATATCCATActaaaatatatgtgtgtgtcacaACTTCTGCCTAGTATTAAATGAACTAAAATCAGAGCAGGTTGTTATATGTGCAAATcaataaaataaactattattggTTTGGAAAAAGGATAAACATATTTATGGCAACACTTTTAAGCATCCTCTGCCCTATAGTTGCAGGGACACAACTTATTGATACCTAGATCCAGGTTAACAAAGGACATATACCTACTACAGCTGACTGGAGGAGGTTGTTACATTGCTGTTACTACTTTGCACTCCCTTTcaagaaaaattataaaatctaAATATTATTATACCCATGTATATTAAAATCTGTAAACCCTAAGAGTCATttatcactgtttttattctttgtCCTGGGTTATTGCTTTTCTGATTGAACACCACATATAGGATTATGCAGTATAGATCTATACAGAGGACACTCATGGTGTGTACTAGACAAATCAATAAGAAGTCGGGTAGCCGgtagaagaagccggggagaaCCAGAGAAACGTGCTGGAACTCTATATGTCCACAGCTGAAGTCTAAGTAATGAATATGGAGTAATCTCAAACCAACGAGGTCAAAAACTGCCAAATGCATGCATGTATGGATGGATGTATGTATGTTAATGAATTTTATGTATGCCAATATAGTGCAGTGCCAGACAGGAATTGTTTGTTAAAAGTACACGGGTGGTAATAACAGTGAGGATAAACCCTAAGCTTACAAAAGGGAGTTTACTTTATAAGTAAACCTCTAATTGAGGATAACTATATCTCAGTTTCTGGTTTcatgaatttttccgttttgcgccgaattccgccaggattttggcacatgcgatcggattttggggcaatcgcgccggctttcatgcgagagTTCGAGActgtaaaaaaatttgaaacagAACTGGAATTTCAGAGCAATGAAAAAAACTCTAACAAAAACTGTCAATAAATACCAATTCTTtctaaaagaaagaaaacattgACAATTTATTAGACATATACAGGACTACAAAGACAATAGAGTATGTAGTGTCTTAGACTCTCGACCGCAATGGGCCACTAATATGGAAGTATCATCAACCGAGGCGGAGATCACAGATAGTGAAGGGACATACAAATCTGGTACGTCTTGGGACTTAAATGAGCAGAAGTAATGTTGTATGCTGCAAACCTGATGTCAACCTGCGTTATTTGGTCTCACATTCCACCACCTGGACACTGGACCGACAGTTTTTTACCGGGGTCCTGACCTAGTTGCACTGTATCAAGTGCATCGCCCTCTTGGATGATTTGCAGCCTCAACACTCTAGTCCCTCTGAAGAATCAGCTACTGAAGGAACATGCCAGAATTTTGTGCAGATGGAGGGCATTGTTTTTTGACAGGGTCAATcatgggactgcccttgtcaggtcGGGCGTTATTGGGGACAATTTAGGGACAACATTCCACTACTCCTGTCAAGCCAAGCCATGTTATGCCTGAATCACGGTAAGAGATACCAgtacattattttatattctctGTTACCACGCAGTGGTCGGTCTGGGTATTTATGATTGTATTACTTCTGCTTACGGTTACATACATAGATTTCAGACAGTTATCCTTTGTGCggtttttaatttaaataaatgccCTCTCTTTAGACACTACTACCACTCTTAGCGAAGATACTCTGCTTGTTTATATGTACTCAGAGTGAGGATTTATGTTGTATATATTGTGGCTTCTGCTATTTCTACTATATTGTGCAATACTGAGTAACATGGAGCACAAGGAGTAACAATTGCAGAGAAACTCTATACACCTACGCACACAGCTCTCATATATATAATGTTTTGTGGTACAGATGTACTGTATGTGCCAAATGCTAAAGAattgaataaaaaaagaaatatggaAATGTCTTGGTTCCTGTTGAATGGAGAAACCAAAAAATTGGAAACATGTCATTGACTCCTTACTGTATTTGACCACCTTTATGGGCTCCTTATTGAGAGGAAGGTTTGAAAACATGAACTTACCTCCACTTTGATAGGTGGGTACGCAAATGGTATGACCAGGCACTCGCTATTTTTTTCTTGTCCCTCTTTAGTTTCCGTAATGACATTAAGTCTGATCATGAGTTCATCATCTACCTGAGTCATAGATTTCATGTACTGGTCGGCAGCCACATTCACTGGAATGGTGGCAACTGGATGTATAATGCAGAAAGAAAAATGCACATAGGTTATAAAACTTGACCTGTAACCTCTCCTGATATGTTAAACCATTGCATTACTTTTCTCAGATATACTACCTGGATATTTATGAATAAGTTGAGAACTGGGTGTTACCTATCTCATTGCAATGGAGGATGACCCCACATggtgacactgtgcaggtggtgtcAAACAATTGATGCAGATTACCTAATGAAAAGGTAAATTGTATACTTGCAAACTCTCCTATAGTGTCCAACCAATTCAGGAACAGTTGACAAATCTTCTAAATATGTAATAGGGACACTTTTTTACGCTGGTCATGTCCCAAAGAATTGACGAAAGTGACAAGCAGAATACAATGCCCATGTCACAAATAGGAGAGGGAGAGTCATATTCCCAAAACTGGGTGTGGATTGGGAAAATTGCAAAATGGCAAATGGTAATCTATGATTAAGAAAGCATCTGTATTTTCTCGCAAAGATAATTACTAAAACAATCAGAGTCTGAGGGTCTCTATTTAAATGCACATTATGTAAAGTCAATATAGAAATTTTATACAGTACCAAGGTTATTTTAGCCATATAGAGGTGGAAACTGAAATCATTGACCATAAATTCATGAAAACTTTTAAGAAGACAAGccaaatttttttcagttttttttcaaattttagtGACCCCGATGGATTTTATAGTGAACCTGGAAGTTCATAATGGTATAAAATATGAACTTCTTGAGCAGAGGGTACAGCTGTCAAGAGTAATGTTATTGGAGTAAATACCTTGTTTTGCGGCCACGTCTATGGTCTGCACAGTGGATGCCAGGGAGGCAATAATTTTGCCTGTGTAGGTCTGCAGTTGACAGCCAGCAGTGACAGAGACTGTTTTTGTCTCATTCGATTGATTTTCAACCAATATATTAAGGGACAAGGGATTCCCAGGGGGTAACTCCTTTTCTCCGGTGACCTGTATCTTAATACCAGGTGGTGAAGGaggtgctgggggagctgcaaaCACTAAGCAAGCATCTGACTTTAAGTGACCACAGGCAGTTTGGAAAGTCTTCCTCTCTTCCTCAGAACCTGGACAACAAAGATTAATTATTGTAATATAGTCAGTATAACAGTAATAAAATAAGAAATCTTTATATTCAACCATTACGCTCACAGATGCTGCTGCTTCTTTTGTGGTTGTATGCCACAATACTATGATTTTTCTTTGGATGTACAGgcatgataggttctgtaggtttgttcttaagttgaatttgtatttaaatcgggactgtatattttgtaattgtaaccccagatacattttttttggtctctgtcacaattAGCTTTCAAAAAcgttgggctgtcataagaaccaggattaacaataaagcttcattacagacacatttgacaaCTATTACAGTTAATCATTGTAGCCTCGAACTAGAGTACAGCAAATTAGCCACAGCCAATCAAATCTGATTGTCGGGTTGACATCTTATTCACAAAGTCTTCAAAACCACTGCTGTGTGAATCAGCCCATTAAACAGCATGAAACTGTATGCTggctgcaaaaaggacagaaggccacaggaggaggctggaggacaggaggctaccggAGGAGACTAGAGGAcagtgggctacaggaggaggctggaggacaggaggccacagtaggaggctggaggacagggggccacaggaggaggctggaggacagaaggctacaggaggaggcaggaggacaagaggaggctggaggacagaaggctacaggagaaggttggaggacaggaggagactggaggacagtagGCCAAAGGAGTAGGCTAGacaacagaaggaggctggaagacagggggccacaggaggaggctgggggactggAGATCACAGGAGGGTGCTGCAGGACAAAAGGCTACAGGAGGATACTGAAGGacaggaggtggctggaggacaggaggccacagtaggaggctggaggacagggggccacaggaggaggctggaggacagggggccacaggaggaggctggaggacagaaggctacaggaggaggctggaggacaagaggaggctggaggacaggaggctacaggagaaggttggaggacaggaggagactggaggacagtaggaggctggaggacagtaggccaAAGGAGTAGGCTAGTGAACAGAAGGAGgctgggggccacaggaggaggctgggggactggaggccacaggagggtgCTGGAGGACAAAAGGCTACAGGAGGAAACTGAAGGacaggaggtggctggaggacaggaggccagaggaggaggctggaggacagggtgccacaggaggaggctgaaggacagggggccacagaaggaggcttgaggacaggaggccacaggaggaggctggaggacaggaggccacaggaggaggctggaggacaggaggatgctggaggacagggggccacaggaggaggctggagaacagggggccacaggaggtggctaaaggacaggaagaggctggaggacagggggccataggaggaggctggaggacaaggggccacaAGAGGTGGCTGGAAGACAaaaggctacaggaagaggctggaggacaagaggccacaggaggagactggaggacagggtgccacagtaggaggctggaggacagggggccacagtagggggatggaggacaggaggccacaggaagaggctggaggacaggaggccacatgaagaagctggaggacagggggccacaggaagaggctgaaggacagggggccacaaaaggaggctggaggacaggaggccacaaaaggaggctggaggacaggaggccacaaaaggaggctggaggatagaatGACACAGAAGGAGGCTAGAGGAAAGGggcccacaggaggaggctggaggacagggggccacaaaaggaggttggaggacaggaggccacagcaggaggctggaggacagaaggccacaggaggaggctggaggagaggaggaggctggaggacaggaggccaaaggaggaggctggaggacaggaggccacaggaggaggctggaggacagggggccacaggaggaggctggaggacaggaggagactggaggacagggggccacagaagGTGGCTGGAAGAATTGAGCccataatatgagggaggatggagtaTAGGTCGAAATTATACAATGCTTGCGGATGGTGtgttttagaaaaaaggaggTGGGACAATTTGTCCCACTTTCTCTTTATGTATTCAATGGGTTTCGTATGTTTTTTTTGTAAGCAGtttattttcagtttttcacTAAAATGGAACAGAAAGTATTGAGGGAGAAGATGAGGGGAGCAAATGATTTTTAGTGGCACATCCTACAGGCAAAGGGGGTAGGTGGTTGGTCAAATGTTTTTCATGAACACTTGTACTGCTGTGTAAAACTCACAGCATACTCTACTGCATGACgcatgtgaaaaatgcaccattctagtctatgggaacatatcaaaagcacattgcactctgacacaatgcaaatgcaatgcattttttcactgatccattgctgTAGAAATTATAGACCACATTCATCAGTCATTTTCAGACGTGcatcaaaaatgtaataaaatctgATAGAAAACTGAAATTTGATGGAAATCGCAGTTTTTCGCTGACAAAACTTATTTCTGCAGCACTGGAAATGACCCACAACTTTTTTGCGCTACCCACTTTTCCAATATGTTTTATCAGTGGTTTGTTGTGACGACTCATTGCTTCTTGaataaataacattttcataGCATTTTTGCTTCAGTAGCTTACACTGGGAAGCCAGATAATCTGGTAGTGTTGTCTCATTACTTTTAGATACCCTAGGATTGGGCGCCTTTTATGCAGTGGAATTAGTGTTGGGCTTCTGGATCCAGCTGATGGGATGATAATAGATGCTACCTCCTTTATTAGTGGTAGAGGTTTGGTGTGTACACGGTAATATCCACTTattcatctacacatataggggcttatttactaagtgtctgcGGATCATActttttgacaggtatttaacaggggattgtgtcgcacgcgatcggattgtggcgcggctgcgctatctttcattcgacagaaattggggggggggtcgtcaaattcagactgagcgtgggatttaacttacaaattgtgtcgcaagatcaagcaattacatgcaccaggaagaagaaggtgaattccggcggacctgagcggatatcgggcgcaccatcttagtgaattgcggcagagtgcataccggttggacaatgcactttcgaggaACACTTCAGgacaggtaagtgaatgtgccccataatcttgcTTTGAGACACACATTCCCCTCATGTGTATCCTTTGTGAGCTTTTTTATTGTGATTATTGTGTTTTGATATTATAATAGAGAAGCCTTACATGATCCTATTTGGCTATGTACATACATCGCCTTTAAGGTGGCTATGCGTCTTTAAGTGATAACATGGGTTAAATGCCCCATCTCCGATGTCCGTTGCTGTTTATTTTACCAATGGATCGTCACAATAACtctaaatttttctttttttttgaacATTGGTGataataatttatcagctgtgGGTTGCCTTTAGTTAACATTGATCCCTCTCCCACTTGCGCATGCGCAAGTTATTCGGCGCAGCCACACTAAGTGGTGGCTGACGCAAGTAGCTACTTACCCTCTATGGGTTTGTATTCTGTTGTTATATCTTGCCTCAGGTTCTTGTTGACTGCCTTAGTACTGATGAACTTTCCAATACTCTTTTTCTCCTCCCTTATCACGTTCAAGTACTCTTCTCCATTCTGTTCTTTTACTAGCCATTCAATCTTGTCAGCATTGACCTCAGCAAACACAAACTTGGCATCATATGGCAGATATACCATTCCCTCTTTAATAGCTGTTAGAGAACAAGGACCACACTGGAAAATACCTAGAAGCGAATATAGaatggaaagtaaaaaaaaatactgaaatatATACAGAGCAGAAGAATGCTAGGaaatataggaaatctaccatcaaaaaccagaatacttactcatagatccaggcactgtgattgtggtaatcttcttatatttgttatccatggtcgccctccttctaaaatcaacttttacaattatactaatgagccggcAGAATTCCTggtggtgttaccaaagcccctgccactgtgtgctgaaacttcctctgctgcagtgagattacagcaggcaaaaAGAGGGGTTAAGTGTTGTGGGAGCATCAGGTGAGGGAGAGGCAATGTAACAGCCcgcgaagctgcagcacagaggggttcccCAGTAGCCCTTAAGGCTcagtagcataattgtaaaagtgccCCAGTTTATCTTGCctgattttgatttttttttaaccttattaCCAAAAACCtaaatgccccggaagaagccttggaggcgaaaccctgggtcgggcagctTTGTTGAGCTAGCGTTCCGCTATTAATTTTGATGCGCAATTTTACTtatgtttgtgagtatgttttttaataaattcttaaCTTGTTGAAACACACTACACCATTTGCCTGTATGTTCCTCGCAGCAACATCGTCTGACAAGAATTAATTAAGAGACGAAAGGGGAACAAACGCGGtggtgctggtctgaactgaggcatagtttcatcagaaggatctgtcattgctaatGCTGGATTTCATTGAATGGATATCTAACACTATAGGAGAAGAATTAGAAGAACTCTGAAGCTCCGACTAGaaggaaaattgattattttctctcAAAGAACTGCAGATAGACATGTAAAAAAAGATCCTACACtggtaaataggagggacctgtagCAGGAGATGATGACTCGTCCTGCTCTCCCACCTCTTcgtgtgtgtcagtgagacagACGGAGAGAAAAATGACACACTGGAGGCGGCCATTATGACgggctgaaggagtgagaaacaggaagttgtgtggagatgcaaagtgcagcatgtggataacagggaaaggctgaaactCTCACAGGGGGCAAAGGTAAATATATATGCAGAGACCtgactaatggaagagatttattgaaaagtggccaagccCTTTAATCATCTGATGTGATTTACTGTATATAAcgaggtggccaacccctttaacgttaCTCTTCTAATCCATGACTCTGCTTAGTTCACGCTTACAAGGTACTATTTAAAACTGAGACCCAAGAACTGTCACTAGGATGCCAAGGTATTACCTCCAATAATCAAAGACACATCTTAAATTGCTAACCATCACATTTATAGTGCATGTTGTGCTACAACCAATAAGAGGAAAAGCCTTTATACTGcctcttaccttcacttggttctTGTGGGGTTGCATCAATTGCTTGCCAGCCATCGTATCCACTGGGCAGGTCTGGTCGTTTCATCCATACATCATTCCATACATGGAAATTCCTAAATAATACAACTTTCCTATGAATGCTGAATGCATTTAATGTGTAGCATGAAAGATGATCCAATCTCCAAACATTTCATTCCAGCATCTTTTTAATAGAAGTAGATTTTCATTATAAGTTcaaagggggacatttattagtGTTTGGACCTCAGTTTTGTGTTGTACAAGCCCTAGAACAATCGCAATGccctgcaatcactatacatTGCGATTATTATTCCCTTCATGCCAGCTCAATGGCAAGGTGTTGTGGGTGCACGTAAAGGTGGGCACTAGCGACCGCTCAAGCTGAACAGTCACTGGTTAATAGCGCAAATCTATGACAGGCTCGGCCCAATTTGTACGCTAGCGCACTCCTACCTGGAGATACTTAAGGAGtgttggcgtatgataaatagtTTTTCTGCCTTCATACTTTACAATGCATTATATGtacatttgtgtttttatttgatACTGGGTGTGTCCTCTTAAAAGTGTGTTCCAAGAACCTGTAAATTGTCCAATCAGTGAAAAATTGTGGCACCTAGCAGTCAATGTATATAAAGAATACATTTTCAGACATTTTCAGAAATACCAGGCCCAAGAAGTGGTTGGAGGGGGAATAAACCTTTTTCATCTGGGTGCCATGCTCCCTCAAATCTCACAAACTTCGAGAACCCTCATGTAGAGTATGAAATGTGCTTTCTattattccctcttttatgtgaaatcttacatgttttcctataaaaaaaaaatgtgcatccaaagtcatatgaaaatgagctgcattttttgcttgagatgagtccgGCTTAGAGCCTGGATGAGAATGTGTCACTTTAGATGCCTATATGTTTAGCTATTCAGCAGATAcaaccatggttctggtatcacatAATATCTGCAGCTCCCATTTGCAACTATGACTTTAGCTGTCTAAAGCACATGTTAATAGGGAAGTTTTACTAATCTTGAAGGGAATTTACTACTTATTGAATACATTTATTGTATCTATTTCCCTGTCCATGTGCCAGAAA comes from the Engystomops pustulosus chromosome 5, aEngPut4.maternal, whole genome shotgun sequence genome and includes:
- the TGM4 gene encoding protein-glutamine gamma-glutamyltransferase 4, which translates into the protein MALRATNVDFLKQDNACQHHTSEYDNSHLIVRRGQPFQLKITFDRQLTQRDKIALQFTTGSRPMKSNGTLIYLELNAASHPNDWCAKVQDYQGKECTVSVNTSANAIIGKYFLSVITGRGVVYMTGDCPIYLLCNPWCQDDNVYMPNEDERKEYVLNDTGYIYVGSQSNIKARPWNFGQHEEDVLDCCFFLLDRSGLKPAARRDPVILSRKFSALVNSNDDNGVLTGNWSGNYGAGCSPTSWTGSSAIIQSYYKTKRPVLFGQCWVFSGVITTVMRCIGIPARSVTNFSSAHDTEENLKIDFYMNDRGEKLDDYCSDSIWNFHVWNDVWMKRPDLPSGYDGWQAIDATPQEPSEGIFQCGPCSLTAIKEGMVYLPYDAKFVFAEVNADKIEWLVKEQNGEEYLNVIREEKKSIGKFISTKAVNKNLRQDITTEYKPIEGSEEERKTFQTACGHLKSDACLVFAAPPAPPSPPGIKIQVTGEKELPPGNPLSLNILVENQSNETKTVSVTAGCQLQTYTGKIIASLASTVQTIDVAAKQVATIPVNVAADQYMKSMTQVDDELMIRLNVITETKEGQEKNSECLVIPFAYPPIKVEMPETGKINEDFHCTFTFKNTLSIPLEKCELHVEGLGIFRLEKFNHGDVKPGGIFRSKIICAPKKVGEKKIVAELISKQIKGIHAEKIINITN